The genome window TGCATCAAATCCTTCATGCATGAtacacttttcttttctttcatttttgaaGTAGAAATCGACCTCGTCATCAGAAACTGTTTTTAACAGTGGAAGTACTGGTCCAGAATCTGATCATCGGATGCAAGAAATTCTTCACGAATTGGACTGATGAACGAAGCAGGTAATGCCTAGTGATGTGGGATGCATGCATGAAGATTAGTCAGATGGTTAGAATTTCGATAAACCACACATTTCGCAAGAGTTGATTACTAAGGATAGGATTTGAAATCTCAATGAAccattctaaaatttttttttgcaaataactCAATATTATTTTTATGTACCCTAGTACTACTGTATATGTTTTAACTTGACTTTGGAACATTCTTCATACTTGTTAACTTTATCTGCTTTTTGGATCAAGAAACAGAACAAGGAAACCATAAAaacagtcaaaaaaaaaaaagcaaacagAAGTAGTAATTAGTAATAATTAAGTTACTGGACACTACTGAAAGAAATTTCAAAAGGGTTCTACTGGATTTCCCCATGCACAAGATGATGTAGCAGTAATTTTCTTGATATTATATGTGGTGGAAAACTGtctaattcttttttctttttgttgctaTTTTTGCATGGTTAAGCTGCTACTACGTGGGCCATTTTCGTTTTTCACGACGTCTTTTATTATGCTTCTCATACGTCCATTTCCTCCAAGGAGCTGGGGCATGGGCGGTGGTCAAAAGGTCgccattttttcttgaaatttcagTCGTTTCACAGTACAATTTTGTTGtttcaaagcaaaaaaaaaaaaagcaaattcaAAGAACCAAATAACAGTATAGACAGTCGAAGGACAATCTCCCCTTTAGAAGCGCCTTAGAATAAAATTTTAGTGGATTTTTCTAATGGTTTTTTTTGGCCTAATTAATGATTTTACATTACTAATATTTCAAGGCAAAGAACACGTTTATCATAATTACCTTGATTAACATATTTCTGTCATGTGAGCAATGCTCAATGATCATTCGTAAACTTTTAGACACATCtgcaaaaaattttgatttaatagCATTCAAATCATCTTGGATTAACTTGAtgattcaaatttttttatggGACCTACAAAAGTCGTATTTGGTACAAAATAGTCAGCAGCTCAACTGTTGAGTCCAACAAATCGACTGAGATATTGATGTCTGAAAAGATGGAGTTTTGAATGACTTTACTAATTAAACAGtcgttaaaaggaaaaaaaagagaactgCAACAAGAATAAAGGTTGAAAGAAAAGTGGCCGGTGGGAATACATAATAGAAAATGATACACAGGTAGAAGCCGCAAAAGAAACAGTCCAAGGTCGTGATTCATGTGTTTTTGATGATCGTGATTCATGTGTTATGATTCAATCATTCTCTGCTagacataaataaataatagcAGGGCAAAACCATTAATATCGGCCAACATATTGAACTTGTTTTCGGTTGCTTTAgattttacaaattttaatcATAAAAATTGATTATAAAGAATAATAATCATAATATATAGCAAAACCTACTCGTTGagtgattttaaattttaaatttttttggatgatcattaaaaaatttataatcagGATATAAAAGTAACCaagaacataaaaaaaaaatgattatccaaaatcaaaatttataatcagTTAAAATAATTAACTGAGAACAACCCTATTATACCACATTATTTAGAGTGCATTTTAGCTATTTTGTATTTATCCTCTTCGGTAACATCTATCAATTAATATTTGTCATATCAATCCCTTAATAATGATGTTTGAACGTCAAGAAAATTGAGTTTGTGTTGGGATCTAAACGCGTAACAAATGACTATTGAAatatcaagtacataacaatttaatgacaaataaacacaagcatgaaagataaataacacatgagttttaaTGTGGTTCGGTTCCATCATTGAACTTATATTCACGGAGAGAAaccgttctttattatgagagtaAAATCCTATGCAATAATACAATTTGAACCTAAGTtcaacccttgtataccatcttTCATCTCTCAAAAACCCTCTCTCACCCCATGTGTAAGGTTACATGTCACTCTTATGTGTTTCTTGTGTGCCATTTTATAATCTGCCAACGCACTTATTTATAAAGAATattatttgaccaaaaatcaaataataacaggAAACTAATGTTAATTCCTATACTTATACAGAATAGGAAATAGGTtctaaatcctaaacaaaataggaaatttcttggctactacttcaaataactaaaactaataagtaaactaaaagaaattaaaagaaatctgactaaaaaaaattaaaccaatttcctaacGGTTTGTTTTTATCAATGTTTAGATTTTATTACTCAAATTTCTCAGCACGTACAGATAAGACTTCCGACCAAAAGGTCATATATTAAGATGCCACAGCTACATATAAAGGCTATTTCCGCACGTAGCAGCGTTCTCACTATCTTTGCTTCTAGCATAAGCACAGTTTGAGCTATAGCTACCTGGagaaattttctttattctgtttttcttcaaattcttcatCTCTGACAAAGAAATTAAGTCCTAGACAATATATGTTTTTCAATTCTATTAACTTTTGGAATTAGGTAGATTTAGTAAACCACAAAGCATGAAATGCTCGTATTTTTTTAATGTATAGAACTACAATAAAtgcagtaaattttttttttctttctatcttAAATCAAGCAgtagcttttctttcttgcaaCTGTTGTTATAACCATTTGGTGTTCCTGCATCTTTGAATCTTTGTCAATTTTTAGTAACTACAAATTCCTTTGGTTCGAATCCTGCACCCTTTAATGCATATCTCAAGCCAATTTTGTAAATtattcatgcatgcatacaaGTCCAAACTTGTGGCTTTTGTGAATATGACGGTTTCTTTTGTCAAATCTGGCTATTCTTGTAGCTCTCCGACTCTGTATTTCAAATGctgacaaaaaataattttcaaaatcaTCACAAATTAGACCAAAAGTACAAGCGGATAATGATTTTGTCACCGATGAAAAGATATCACCACCAATCCAAGTGCTAGCTGAATGTGCTTTCGGATTTGGACCCTCACAAGTTTCAGTTCAAATCAATCATATAAATCTAACAAGCGGGTGCAAATTTTTACATAAATTTTGGTATACTCATGATTTTTGCATAAATTTAGTCATATAAGTCTTACACTAAAATTGTACTACTTCTACATCAAATGTTCTATTTAACTTGAATAACAGCTCAACTTATGGCTGTGCTTTCAAGATCTTGTCCTTATTTGCAGTGAAGGAGGCTCTTGATTCTGTTGGCTTTCTCCTTTATTTGCGACAGCTTAAGTCTTAATTTCTTAATATGAACTGACTGGAATCTACTGTTAAACTTTTACTGGAAAAAGTTGATCATCATTATGTTAGGGTCGGAAAGTTGATTATCCATGTCTCAACAATTGTCTTTTGTGCAAATAGTGCTTATAATGTCTAAGGTGTTACACATGCatggcactttttttttttttttttttgggactaATCAACTTTCTTCGTGGTTGATTTAAATCACAAGTACGAATATTAATAATTACAAAGAGTAAAGTCATGATACAACTGTTAGACTTTTACTTTATGGGTTCGTACTTTTTCTTCATCTCTCTTGTTCCCTACATGAAACCTTTTGACAATGAAAGATAACCAGGAATGCCCTACCCAcgtaaagattttttttttactttttttttttaaacatttcATCATTCATTGCATCTGCATTAATGGCAAAATTGACATCAACCATACACAAAGACAAACAGATCTGAAGAACAAAATTAGACAATATAGATCTTAAAAGGTCAAGTGAATATTACACTGTGAAACTCAAAATATACTTACAAGATAAAACATTTATTGtctcatgatcatttgtgtatgtTTTCAATCGCGTCGCTTACTTTCTCCCAGATCCATTAATAAACCGATTCAAGTGCAAATGTTAATGTGAGATCCGACGAGGTACAGctaaaaaatctcaatttggtaaTTAAATATGAGAAAACTTAAATcaataaaagaaatataaaaCTAACAAAACTCGCACGAGAAATCCTTAAGAGAGGAGAAAACTCCCACTAAAAATTCctagaagaaaagaaactctTACTAGGAAACTCTAGAAGAGACTTTATTTCAAATACactaaaataacccaaaaaaaaagaaaaagatagacATGGAAGGGAGGGAGACCAAGGGACCGAGTTTAGCTTTGCGTAAAGATAGTTTTGGGTTTAGTTTTTAATCAAATGTAGTTTTCATTGCAATGGTTGGATTGATGACCTAGGATATGGCGGTCATGCACAGATTCAAGAACTCTTTCATATTTGAACAAGGTTGATCTAATGCATACTTTTTCTTGATTATCTTGCCAATAATTCTTTTTGGTTTTCTGGATTTTTTCCCCTTGagttctctttcctttttggAGTACATAAATAAACTTATACTTCAAATCACATAGACAATTTCTCTAGATTTTCTTAGGCAACATTGCAAGGCAATAATCCAAATAATAGTTGATTAGAGCTCATACGCTTGTAATAAACCTTCTTTCACGGTAGATGATATTATGCTTGTCTATGTGCTATCTTAAACATACACCAATTGTATCTGTAACAGCAATTCTGAAAATTGCTAAGAGGAATCAAATTCAAAGTAGTGATCTGGCGTTAAGAGAATCAGGCAAAACTGAAAAgagcggaaaaaaaaaaagaaaaaaaaaagcacagtAAATTTGAAAGTGAGTAATGTCTTGACAAGCTTTCTAATTCCAAGTGAACACGCATTTACCTACTGACCAAAAAGAGCTGGTGGTACAATCATGCTTCCATAGGTTGCTCCATTTTTCCTGGATGATCAGTTTGTCCGTATTAAAATCTTcaacttttaaaaataaaagttgaagaTTTTAATACGGACAAACTGATCATCCAGGAAAATCTTCAACTTTTAatatctgattttttttttttaaatcttcaaCTTTTATTACTATCAGTTTCTCCGATGTCTAGATTttttaatcactaataaccaCATCAGTGAATCTTATCCAGCTAATTCCCTAGATATGAAAACAGTAACGAAAAGCTTGGCTGGAAATAAACAGTTGCAAATCTGTGTAGTCATAATTCTTGTCCGTATGCTGTGCTGCGAAACCTTTTAATTGTGCTGGCATCCAGAATTTTAAGCAGGACTTGGTTGCTAGTGCACCTAGGGATCTTAAATTGGCTCAATGCTGCTccatttcttatgaaatgttctAAAATCTTCTTGAAAGTACCCTTCTCCACAATGCAGAGCTCTAGAGGGCCAATGGAATTTGTTCTTCGGGAGACAACATATCCATGGTCGACAAAAGAGGCATCCATTTCGCGACAACATTCTCTTAGGACCCTTTCTTCAACTTCTCCATTGATTTCCCAGTATATTACATAATGGCCTGGTTGCTTTGCTGCATCAGCATGGCTTGTGAAGTCCACTAGCTCAGCTTTTGACTTGCTAAGAGCTTGAGAACCCCTTTCCACCACTAATTGAAGATCTTTTTCGGTATTCTTGTCAATGTTCACTGTTAATATTAACTTTCTCCTGCATATAAAGTTCAGCTTGGGGATCTTTTTGTGGAAACCAGCCACTTCTACCACATCTCCTAACCTATACCGGTATAGCCCTGCAAGATAGATAAGAGGTAGGGGAGAGTGTTAATAAGGAACCATAAGCCCAGGGAGTTTTTCAGTAAAAAAATTTCCCATCTCTTTTGCAAGTCTAATGATTGAGAATATGAAGCCAGAAATATAATTGACCAGGTAAGAGAAAGTGAGAAACCCTAATGCCATATAATTTGAATATAATCATCCCTTTGGAGAGAAGGTGCAAAAGTCATGTAACGTGTGGAAAGCAATAATGGACAGGCAAATTCCTTGGGATAAAGGAAGATCAACTCAACTACACTTGATTTGGGCAAATGACAAAGGACAAGTATCTAGACTTGAGAGAGACAAATGCATTTGCACCATAACTTTAGTTGTAATCATCAtaatattttcattttcatttcacTCGGTTGTCTAGTGTCGTATCACTTCCAATTTTCTTTAAGACAACTGCTAATAAACATAAAGATTTAGATTCTTCAAAGATCTGGTGTTTTTTGACGTCCTAGACGGTCCATGTTTCTGGTCAACTGGATAATATCAGCGTCTTGGAGAAACAAGTTCACAAATATATACTGGTACTAGCATGGTAATATCAAACACGTCTCCATGCTTCATGGTTTAAATTAAGAGATGGGACAGTTTACTTTTCTACTCATAAATTGAATGGCTATGGAGAAATTTTGTGGATCATGATATTATTACTATATGCGATGATGGAGCTAAAAGATCACAAGAGGATTAATGAGTCACTTTCAGGACCCATAATGAAAATTGAAGGCGGCCCCGAAAGATCTGCGTCAATTCCAAGGAGCCATACTTAGCAATTTTGTTCCCTAAATAGTAGGTAATGCAAATCAAAGATTAACTTTTACCGTCATTTACTGACCTGTGAAAGTGGTTAAAACAATCTCATATTCTTGCCCCAGCTTGACTTGAGAGAGTGGTACTGGATCCTCTTCTATAAAGTCATCTGTGTTTGAATTTGAGTTCTGTTGGCTTTGTCTATGAAGAGGTATGAATTCAAAGTAAGAAAAATTGGGCATAACCGCAAAGGTAACTTTCTCTGGAGGAGAAGAAGGATCCACATTTACTCCAATCCAGCTCTCTGTGGACCCATAATCAGCACTCACAAGAGGCAAGTTCCCAGCATAATGCCTTAACTTTCTCAAATACGGTTGCATTGATCCTGTCATAATGGAATAGACATACTTAGCATTTGGCCACAACTTTGGGATCATGCAAAACCAATCCTTCTCCTCCAATTCCTCACAAGTTGATGCAATCCTTGAGGCCAGACAAGGATTTGGCGAAATGATATCCAAGACGGCATTTCTCACCTTTGTTATGGTGATTCTTGAGCTTAAACTTCCTTCTCTTATGTCATCACATATCTCCCTCCACAACTCTTCAAATGATCTGAAAGCTTGCACTATGCTATAAGCAAATGTTGAGGTAATGAATTCAACTTCATCGCGAAAATGAAGTCCAAGAAGGAGGTGACAGTAGGTGGATTGATTGTAATCTCCACTTGAAATCACTGCTTCAGGGCTACAAGTAAATGATTTTGTCTGCTCCTGTTTGATCTTGAACTCCTCACTAGCATAGTAGTGTGTGGTGGCTGTGCCAACTGTTAATCCACCTTTTGTTTTGAACTGCTTGCTGCTGTAAATCAACTCAAGAATTCTTCCTCCTTCCCTTATTGGATAGATCCTAGGGCCACCGTGTTAAGCCAAAAAAGGGATGAGAAGTAACAAAAGTAATTATGGATTGTATCTACGTATGGTCCTAAGTCTAGGTAAGGGAAAATTCTAAGTTGATTTACTATTATACTCTACTTCATGGTAAAGGAAGAATTCTAGGATTCCATGATTCTATGTTTGTGATAATAGAATAACTAGAGGAATTCCAAACGGAATATTGCTCTATGTTTGTTTGTGAGAGTGAGAGAGAACGATACCTTGATCTATAAGCCGCTGCCAACTTGAAAATCTGAAGAGTAGTCTTTGAACTATGCCTTGTGAATGGTACAAACTTCTGTCGTCCCTCGGTTGTTCCAGAGCTGGTTAGTTTTCATAGTCCATTGATGTAATAGTTGGCCAAAGTGAGAACAAATGAGAAAAACTTTTTGTTGAACAGTATTGAGTGGTTGGTGGtgattttctttcaatttatctgaaagatacatttttttttagtttctcgATACCAATAATTGGTATAGATTTGTTGTCTTCTTGCAAGTTCAAGTTGAACTGTTTCTCAATTAATTATTCAGCAACGCCGGatgggaaagaagagaaagaagataGGTAATATGAAGCCATCAATTTCTAATGTTTCgaaagtgtactttattgtGTAATCATTTGATTGCATGTCGAAAACAacgaagaaggaaaagaaagggatgATCAAGAAATCAAGTAAGAAAGCTCAACCTCAGAGATGATAAAGAAATCAAGTAAGAAAGCTCTACCTCAACGAGAGATTTGTGATTGCTTCTTGAGTGAGTAGAGGAGCGTCGTCTCCATCAGCAATTCTCTGAATATAATGTTCTAAATCCGCATGGGAAGCAAGAGGAACCAAAGAGGTAAAAAGGGATTCCAATgcattttcttccatttcttgaatgttgatgTCCCGAAACCATTTCTTGAGGTACTCAACTCCATAATTCAGCCGAAGAATTTGGCTGAGTGTTTGAGTCTGAACTGAATCTGCGGTTTCAGCTACTTCATCAAACCAACCGATGATATCATACTCTCCATTTCTCTCCATTTAGGCTGATGATGTTGCAGCTATCATGCAGCAATATTGCTCAATCTTATAAGCAACAAAAATGCAATAGTTGTTAGTGGAAGTTATCTTTTTCTCTGCCAATTCAAGTTAAGCgaggaaaaaaaaaccacaaTAGGTGCCCTGTGCCCACATGAATACTGAAAGATCCTCTTGGTATCTTGTCCTTGATCTTGTCCTCTATCAAAAAGCTCAACAAGTCTAACAAAATCTTCAAACACAATTTGTACGACTGCTTGTAGACCACAGGACTTCTTTTTATCGGATTTACTTGTATGAAAGAGAGAGACAGTGTGTATGATTTGAGTGAGATTCTTTGGCAATGGATGGAGACGAATGAGCGCGGGACCAAAAACCATTATTATTTTTGACAGCTAGACTTTACCTGCATTTCCCTTCCTTTCCTACCTTAAATGCTAACGTTACAGTGGACTAGGTTCTGACCATAAAAAGGTACATAGTATGATATTCTTTTCATGTCCTGGTGCTTTATGGTAAGATGATGCAACTACTAGGTGAACttcaaacatgcaattaagcaaTTCATGGTATATCCTTGCTGAGTATGACAAGTTGGTTAATGATCAAATAGTTCGTAAACTGATCTTGATTGAAGTCAGAAAGTTTTCTGAACTCATCTTTGTTCGTTTAGAGATTAGACTAATTGGACTAAATTTGAGGTTGCACCAATTGAAGTCTCTCTTATTACACAAGTGATATGGGCTGAGATGTAATAAACTatagatgaaaaagaaaaaacatacACTTGTAACTCTGATGTATAGTCTAAAGATCTTACTTTGAACGTTACTTCCATAATAACCATAACTCCGAAGCTCTACGGTATGAAAGTTACAAGCTGGGGCTACAATTTAAGAGTAGGCCAGCTTGAAATTTTGCAGCAAGACAAGAGgaagtgaaaaaaaggaaaaaaaagtttcttTGAAGTTGGCTGATCTTGACTCTTGAGTTCTATTTTACTGTTCTAGTGCAATTATCTGAGCATTTTGGGCAAATCTTGCTCGGGCCCTGCAAACCGAGGTGTTTCTTCCATATTATATCACTAGGAGACAGGATAGACTTCGAACTTTATCCTTTATGACACAATGCTACAAAAGTACGGTTTTGGAAGCACAGGAATATGGGATTCCATTAAGGACTTTTCCAAAATTCAATACTTCA of Coffea arabica cultivar ET-39 chromosome 5c, Coffea Arabica ET-39 HiFi, whole genome shotgun sequence contains these proteins:
- the LOC113690743 gene encoding indole-3-acetic acid-amido synthetase GH3.10, whose product is MERNGEYDIIGWFDEVAETADSVQTQTLSQILRLNYGVEYLKKWFRDINIQEMEENALESLFTSLVPLASHADLEHYIQRIADGDDAPLLTQEAITNLSLSSGTTEGRQKFVPFTRHSSKTTLQIFKLAAAYRSRIYPIREGGRILELIYSSKQFKTKGGLTVGTATTHYYASEEFKIKQEQTKSFTCSPEAVISSGDYNQSTYCHLLLGLHFRDEVEFITSTFAYSIVQAFRSFEELWREICDDIREGSLSSRITITKVRNAVLDIISPNPCLASRIASTCEELEEKDWFCMIPKLWPNAKYVYSIMTGSMQPYLRKLRHYAGNLPLVSADYGSTESWIGVNVDPSSPPEKVTFAVMPNFSYFEFIPLHRQSQQNSNSNTDDFIEEDPVPLSQVKLGQEYEIVLTTFTGLYRYRLGDVVEVAGFHKKIPKLNFICRRKLILTVNIDKNTEKDLQLVVERGSQALSKSKAELVDFTSHADAAKQPGHYVIYWEINGEVEERVLRECCREMDASFVDHGYVVSRRTNSIGPLELCIVEKGTFKKILEHFIRNGAALSQFKIPRCTSNQVLLKILDASTIKRFRSTAYGQEL